TGAGCAGTGTGCGTgaacaacaacagcgccagcATCGACGCCGTCACCGTCACCAGCGCGAGTCTCGCTTGTTGGTGGGCACGCCATATCAGCGGCCAAATAGTGCGGCGCTTGCCACTTCACAGCAACTTAATGACAGCAATGACAACAATGAGAGTGGAATTAGCGGTACAAATGTGAATACCGTTAGTATAGGAGAAACATGTGCGGTTACAAATGACGGCGCCAACTCTACTGGTCAGCAGCAATTGAggcatacaaaattttgcaatgGCGGCAGCAACAGTGGAACTAGTGAggataatataaattttcaatgtGCTATTTGTTTGAACTCGTATCTATTGCATCGGCCGATGGTCACTCAGTGTGGGCATTTATTTTGCAAGCGCTGTATAAGGCAGTGTGTCAGCTGTCAAGCAAAGTGTCCTATGTGTAATCGCAAATTGAATTCCAAGAGCATGTTTCGGGTGTATTTCTGAGCTTTTTGCATATGTGATTGCTTGGCGAGAGACCGAGGCGACAGGACAGTGGAGGCACCAGCATGCaatacaatttgtattttgaaatttttgttgacaTTTCTTTGTTGAGCATGTTTGTACGTAGGTGCATCTCAATATGTACGAATATGTACGCCTTTTTgggcaattttcttttttaatttgaatatttggtATGTTTTTTGTTCAATTGAGTGCTAATCTTTACAATACCCCCAATATTTGATTATGTACTgttacacatatagtatatagaagtccaacaaacaaaaaatatacacaactTGCcctttaaattgatttttgataaaCGACTTTAGACGAATATTGCTAAGCTTGTAGCTGTTGGAGTAGTACATATGCTTACTGAAAACTACGAATGCTtagttggaaaaaaatataaaaaatatatcggTTTATGGTATATTCCACCCATCTATGCTGCTTATGTGCATCTTTTTAATAATAGTTCTAGTTTATCCGTCAAATATTAGATGTCATCAAATATTTGGTGTCctcttgcaaaaaaaaatatacatacatataaaggcaacaacaaatttatcgAGTTAAATTTGCACAAGAGAGTATATGGATAAGTAAAGATAAGGTGTTATTCAATGCTACCAAATTTTGTGTTGCATGTCTTCGATTTGCTTTGCAATTGTGAATGGCCCAAATCACAAAATGTTGGCGAAAAtgtaaatgaattttttgtttaagaaatataaaaactgaAGTAAACTGTAATTGTTTGAATGAAAGCAAAACTAAGGGGTTACttaaacgtttttttattttgttttgcatgtCTTCGATTTGCTTTGCAATTGTGAATGGCCCAAATCACAAAATGTtggcaaaaatgtaaatgaattttttgtttaagaaatataaaaactgaAGTAAACTGTAATTGTTTGAATGAAAGCAAAACTAAGGGGTTACTtaaacgtttttttattacGGAAAGAAGAGTTACTCCATCAAAAAATAATCGTAACACAATTGCGCATGCGTCAGAACATATCGTcaactgaaatgcaaaataacgtatcatcaaaaaattcaaaattgagttttttactgattacgattcaccacatcatattacatatgtgtcgcaaattttaagcttctgcgatcaaaaatacccaagctacatatattaaaaattcaaaaaaacgtatcatcaagtgcttgatttcgttaaacaaaataacgtatcatcactaaagtatgtaaatataacagagtgttttcttgtttttatatcgaagttagccttcatttattgtttatgtttatttttagtgattaaGTTCAATGTGCTTTGGTAAGTTTAGGCTACATCGTTGATCGaacgtggactactatatacatatatgtgcatatgtagtcctttgtgaggccatagaaaagaataactcctgtgttcgaacttataaattaacaaaacgcttccgccagttcggtgggatgtctgaaggtatgcgcccccaagtgattAAGTCCTGACCTTCCTAACTCAAGACAGCCAAGAAGGAAgcgttgagttgtttccacctaatctttttccatacagcttctgcagatggcgtctggtaagactcttcttgctagctcatgtttcctgcaattccgctgtggtctggcactcatatcattcttatcacaaaggcactcgatgctactgatagcgaggttaggtctTCGATCAGCTCTGAATTCTCTCATTGTTAATGGAGTTCAAGGCTggaatcgccgctctgctatctgagtcgaTGGTCACTCCTCTGAAGGAGGGTGCACTCCAggtagtaaatctactgctaccttaatggctccaATCTCGGCCTGGAAGAACACTGCAATACTTAGGAAGTTggagaaactggagttgatagagagctctgacagtagacccctccaccttTGACCCATCCATGAAGAAGCTCACGGTAACttttctccaacggcttcttcccactcACAACTCCCTCGGAATATGGGtgagagaaggagccgccagagttcggtttaggACTCCATGATCCAGTAATCAGACCCGTGCTTTTTTAGGAATTCAGCAGCCTATTCTATTGCAAAGTTTAACAATAACTAAGAAGAAATGGCAACATCTGCAGGACCTAGAAGCTTTAATTTCAGTAgactgttattacttttatgataatataccttttgaataattagttattaaataaataataattaaacattatcctcttttttagcttgaaatatttaaattttttctggtacttatgtacataataataataaaaataacatgaaatattaaaaacttgcaactgtttttatttaaaattaaaaaaaaagtattaatattcaaatttttaatctttatacaaatttagattgatcatacgttattttgtttcagaaatgaaaattcaaaataacgtaagacacctactataaaatttgcttaattttttcattattttttttctaaaatatacttataggttcatgttaattcagatttgaaaattttgtttcaatatctcaagtggttttctttttatacggttttttgcttctcctgtaaacctacgaaaagtgatgttacgttattttgcatttcaggtgacgatat
The sequence above is drawn from the Bactrocera tryoni isolate S06 chromosome 1, CSIRO_BtryS06_freeze2, whole genome shotgun sequence genome and encodes:
- the LOC120771011 gene encoding E3 ubiquitin-protein ligase RNF113A-like; the encoded protein is MSLRRHQPQTKSQLKIQLRSLQPSCNGNINGIASFQTRNNIVGNSEEYNTREPLAVASPVSSVTTVVPVAIPGTSTSVIPLGSATTTDAPAVTEQIANLLNLAQHLLSSVREQQQRQHRRRHRHQRESRLLVGTPYQRPNSAALATSQQLNDSNDNNESGISGTNVNTVSIGETCAVTNDGANSTGQQQLRHTKFCNGGSNSGTSEDNINFQCAICLNSYLLHRPMVTQCGHLFCKRCIRQCVSCQAKCPMCNRKLNSKSMFRVYF